The Pogona vitticeps strain Pit_001003342236 chromosome 7, PviZW2.1, whole genome shotgun sequence genome segment GGGAAATGGTATGTTCTGAAACTTAAAAGTTTTTCCATTGTAGCATGGAATATGTCTGAAATTAACAGGACGTTCCAAGTTGGCGCTTCCATActtctgtctttttcatttttcatttttctcttttcactTTCATACTGTCTGCTATGCCTGTGATCCtatgaaaaagcagagaaagttGTATTGAAAGATGAGATTTCTGACAGTCTCTCACTTTTAGGTTAAGCAGGAGTGAGCGAAGTGCAGCCTGCAGGACATCTATGCCCCCCACCTGGGCTCTCACTGCAGCAGCCACACACCCCTAACAACCTAATTCccatttttcactttaaaaaagaactgtTATGTGCCAGTGTCAAAACTGGAAGGTCGGGAGGACTGTCAccgttgcattaaaaaaaaaccccacaaaacctcAGAGATGCTGTCTCTGGAGAGaagtgttgttatttttcttggGGTGTTCTCTGTTCACGTTCGTGCTTTTTGGTCTCTCTAGCTCTCCCTGgattcttctcctcttgccaaaCCTGCTTTCCTCTACAGAAAACTCTCTTCCAAGCAACcggcttcccttctttctctttgctcttATAGAACCAGACCAGCTGGCAAAAGGTAAGCTTCGGTCTGGGCCTTCTGAATGAAGTGAGACAGCAGCCCTCTTCCCTGGTCGGGATTAACGCGATAAGAGTTTTTAAAGCTAGAACTAAAACGCTCCCATTTGGCGGATTTAAACCTCACTGTATGGGCCAAGAGTGACATTTCAGGGCCAGGCTCTTCCTTCTTTCTGCGCTGTCTGGCTTTCAGGTGACAACCAGCAGGGGTTTCATTTCTCAGAGCAGcgtggaaaagttcctttttccgGTCTTGAGAAGTCAGTGTGAATACTGATTATactgcttgtgtgcatgtgagaGAGTGTTGTGGTCTTAACTTTCCCAAGGATGTGGTACCTTTTTCTAGCACACTATTATAATtggcattttttcccctttcttatcTCCTCGGGTGCGGGGGTGTGTGACTCCTCCTGCAGAAGAGGAAGGCCGACCTCTACGCCATACCATCCAGGAAGTCTTGCGGGGCATTGGCCCCAGCGCTGCAACCCTTAAACCTGCCGAGGGCAAGTCCTGTGTTACTGCACCGGTTTACTGTGGCAAAACCAAAGTATTTCTGACAAATTCCATGGTAAGCAATGCTCGTGATGAGAAAAGAAGCTGGTGGTTCAGGAATTGGGCCAGCATGGGTCTCGCCCAAAATGTGACTCTGTGCCGTTCTGTTCTCAGAGATTCACATCCTGGGAATCTTTGAGAAGCAGATTCAGAGCCTTCACGGCTGCGAAGAGAGGTTTCAAattgttactatttttttttaaatttgcagcTGGAGCTACTCGAGGCGCAGAGGGCTGGCTTCTTGTCCGAGAAAGCATTCTGTATCCAGTGTTGCTGGCGGAGATTTAAGCGTCAGAAGCTGGCTAAAGAGAGCCGTTCAGCCACGATCATCCAGTCAggtgagaaggaaaaggggagCCAGGTGAGAAGGAAGGGGGAGTTCCAGAGGCCCGGGCAGACCCCAGCAGATTTCCTTGACCCCGTTTCTCTCCTTCATTCCTACCACCTTCCTCAGCCATCCGCTCGTGGCTAGCCAGGAATCGCTTCCGGAGACTACAAAGGGCCGCTACCGTTATTAAACGGGCCTGGAAGACATGGAAGGTAAGCGAGCCACACGTGGCCAGGGAGATGAAAAGGATAAAGCCCCTTCCTGAGTGGCAGCTTTTAAGCAGGAAAACAGACGTTGACCGACCCCTCTCATGCTGGCTAAACCGAGGGAGGCTGGAGTCCAAAATGCCTGGAGGGAACTCCACAGGAGGGGTGCTGGGAGGTGTCACGTCTTCACCCACCCCCAGCGAATCAAAGCAGAAGTAACTTCTGTAAACAGCCGCAAGAGCAGAAGCAATGACATGAAGCGACCATCTGTATTGGACCCCCTGCAGTTGGGGTTGCCGCACTCCCATGCTTTAATAGCAGCAGTGGGGTTTTAAGCAAATTCTATACGAGGAAGCATCCTGGAGTTTTCTGGAAATGTTTTCTAATTCCGTAGATTAGAATTAAACCGGAGGTGGGCATACAGGAGCACCGAAGCAAGACTGGGATTTTCCTAACCAACAAGTATTTATATCAGCTGACAGTGTTTGTTTTCAAATTTCTTAACCATGAAATAGATTTAGACAGAGCCCATTTTAATAATATGTCAGGTCGACTTGTATTTAGATCTATATGCAGAATTTTAGAAAATCAAAAATTAATAGGATGCTTAAGCATTTCAAAGGCATTTGAATTGCTTAAAAATGAAACCAGTAAGGCCCAGTTAATGTGGTTTAGCATACTCCCACTACAGGATGGCTTTGCCCAATGTCTTGGTTAAATAAAGCCAAACTTTGAAGTGGAAATCATTTCTGTTGAAAACCTTGTGAATATTTGAGCCATGCAACGGAATCGCTTAGCTCCCTCCATGTTACATTTTACAAAGCATGAGGTGCATTAAAAATGGTTAACCAACTAGTAGTCTACTGAAAGTGCAGCGTGCTGAGGGTTCCTTGGGAAGTTTCATCAAAAACATGAGGTTACAATTTTGGAACAATATGCACTGTGATTAGGAAAACAGTGTATTTTAGAACATTTTCCCCacagaaaaaataaaggaatagaaACTTTTCCGGCCCTCATGACTGCTCTTAGTGATGGCTGATGTTATCAGACCCGGAGGTAGCCTGAAAACCACCTTTTACCTGCCAATTATCCCAGGTCCTCAGCATACCATTCATGATTAATTCAGAGCACACCTACCCCTCAACTCTTCCTGTTTCCTTATTCACGTCTGGAATCCTTTTTCGCCTCCCACAGGCCAAGATGAACATGCTGGCTGCGGAGGAACTGGACGAGACCAATGGAAAACCCCTCCTTGCTTCCTCTGGAGCAGCCATTTCCTCAAGCCAGACTCGGCGCGAATGGGAAAAGCCGTGGCCGTTAGGTGCCATAATCCAGTTCTGGCCTCTCGGGCTTGTCCTCTCAAGTGCCCCCGTGACGGGAGGGGGGCTCCAGAGAGAGGCCGCGCTCCTGATGTGCCTCCGCGTCCTGCAGAAGAAGGATTGGTGCAAGGCAGAGACCAAGCCCACGGTGCCTGGCGTCATCTCCATCAGAGCCATCCCTCAGGTAAGGGCCACAAGAGTCCCCAAAGGACCGGGGCCCCTCCCCTGACAGCTAGAAAAACCACCCTTCATACCTTTCATCCCACGTGGTTTATGCAGCAAAGTATTGCCCTCCCTTTTGCACCCATCTTGTTTCAATGGCTTGTATGTCTTGACAAGCGCTAACCTCAACATCAAGAGGAATGTGTGTCTTTGGCAAGTCTTCCTCCGAGGCATGGTACAATCAACCTAGTTGCAAATTAAGTCTGGTTACTTCCCAGCCATGCAACAAAGGAGGACACGTAGATAAAGAAAACCCCATACTGTGGCAGCGTCCGCGTGATGGACCTGGGGTGCTAATAACTGAACAAGTTCAGAAGCCGAATGCCTGGCCTTTGCCTAGACCCTAACAcaagtttgcttttcttccccaggGCTCCATCAAATTCCACTGCAAGAAGTCCCCGCTGCTTTATGCTGACACCAGGCCACACATTCACGGCAGCACCATCACCGGCTTCAACCAGATTCTCCTGGACCAGTGTGAGCTGCTCTCTGCTTGAACGTGGACCTGGGCACTCTATGTCTTATTTATTGCACTTTCAACTCTGCCAGCCAAgccacctccttctcttctctgttttaaTGCCCATTTTTCTCTAGAACTGTGCAGGCAGCCTCAGACTTTGGGAAACCAACTGTGTAATCAAGATCCAAGCTCATCCATTCACATTTAGAGAGTTCACATGTTTTTAAAACCATGCCTTTACAGTGACGTTACCTACAAAGAGGACACAGGAGCTATTTTCCTTTGGTGGTGGATGGGGGTAGGGTGGCatcatctgtttaaaaaaaaggcaaggaaattcATACCACGGTTTTGGATTTATAATGAAAGTCACCTTTTTAATATCAAGAAGATTCTTAACAGTATTCTTCAACTGCCTCTACTAAACAACTAGGTTGTTCTTGATACaaccaaaaataacttttaagaATTCCTCAGGCTGATGTGCAGCTGTTCCCCTCAAACTTCTCATTCTGTGTTCCAAAAACCAAACGAGTGAAAGAGTACCAAAGATTCACCGTGCAATACTTTTGCTTGTCCTGTGGTGTAAAAggtcttttattcttttaatccTGGGGCTCCTTGTAATTTGGTGGATTGGTTTCAAAAGACCTGAACAATTTTCTACAGATCAAGACTTAATAAACCTTGACGATTTTACTACAGGCTTAGCCGTCATTTTGTTTCAATTCCGCTTCCACCACTGTCTCCATTACTGGTCGGGAAGCCCAGTTCATTGCATCTCAGTCCTCCCAAGAACAGGCAGGCCGTACCTTGGCAGGGAGTCAGCTCCGATCCATGGTCTCTCCCTTGTGATTTCCCCCAACCCGACTGCACAAAACAGAAGGACCTGGAAACTGGAGTCCCTCCCACCCAAATTcaaacagagaggaagaaaaggaatcaaCAAACTTGGGAGCAAGCGCTAAAAGAAGGGAGGTTTGggacaaaagaacaaaagaaaactgcGACTCTTGGTCTTCCAGTCGCCCACGTTGGAAATCTGGAAGCTGTAACTCaacaggcattttcccccaattTCTAAAGGTTCCTCTTCTTTTATAGCAAACGCTGGAGGGAAAGGGTACGGCCTGGTGAGAGCTAACGAGGGGTGTTCCCCCAGAGTACCTGGAAGATTCCCTGGCACAAGCTGgatctttttccccccacaaaggaTGCCCTTTGAAAATATTTGACTTGGGCTCAAACACAAGAGGTTGGAGCATCggaacacacacagaaagagaagtTCCCTTTCCACAAAACCAGGGTGGTGGACGTTTGGAGGGGCAGGCCTGCCCCCGAAAGGGCAGCCTGGGAGTTCTCTTTACTGCCCACCGCAACCCCCCTCGCCCCCACCGGCTCCTCCCCCAATATCAGCCAGGGagctcctccccttccccttccggGGGCTCAACGGTCCGCAGGCAGCAGTCGGCAAACTCGACAAAGAGGGGCTCCTGCATGCACGTCTTCAGGAGGGCGTTCTTGTCTTCGGCTCGGTCCACGCTGAGAAGAAGCTGCCGGAGGTGGGGGTTGCCTAGAATACCTCTGAGTTCTTCTGATTCCTCTGGTTTTGTttcaaaaaagggaagaaagaaagaaagggttagaagagagagagagagagagagagagagacgccttTTGAGGTACACGGACAGGAGCTAAGCCCTCTTCGGTCATGCTGTCAGAGCGTCTAAGCCAGGTGGGCCAAGGCGTGTATGGCTGGCCCTGTCGTCATTAAACGCTAGCCTGAAGAAGGGGTGACCTCATGGCATCCGGGTACTCTCTCCTTATGAATCAAGGATCCCAGAAAAGCGGGGCTCTGGCTTGTGTGGaaaggagccggggggggggggtgttgagccTCCAGTTATGAAGAGAGCCAGCAGCAGggtcacaagaaaaaaaaactcttcatgGGTGAGCATCTGAAAAGGGGAAACTTGTGTTTGGACAAATAAAAGCCACCACGTTTTCAAACCAGAAAGCTCACCCAAGAGCTGAAGTTTCTGGAGAGGCACCTTATCGCCATCGTCCTCTTCCGTCAAGATATCATCCACAGACCAAGGGCTTCCTAAGGAAAAACCGGGACAGAGTTAAGTGGCAACCTTaacaagaatgaaacaaaatcatAGACGGCTGGTCACTGCTTTTTGGCAGCATGGTTATCTGGCTCCGTGCTCTGGAAAACAAAAGCAGGAAAGGGCCACTCCCCTACCCATGTTGGCTCATTTCATTTCAGCATCTGGCTGGCTACTGTGGCAACAGAATATTGAAACAGGTAAGACTCAAGCTCCAATCCAACAGGGCAATGATCATGGCAGTCAGTGTGGCTAACTTATTTCACCAGAAATCTtgggacctggattcaaatccccattcagccatgtaACACTGGGTGCCTCAGGCCACCCAGTCACTCTCTCACAGCCTGAACCACCTCGGTTTCTGCCTGAGAAGAAAACAAGGCGTTGTAGACTACCTTAAGCTCAATGAAAAACTCAAATCGTTTTCTGCTACTACTACAAACCTACATAACTCTCTCCTTTAACAAGCAGGCTAGAGAAGTGGTAAATACCTTCAGCGTCCAACGATTTCTCTCTCCAGGTACTCTGGGGAGCATCTGTGTTTGCAGGCTGTGGATGAAGATCTGCTTTGGGCCTGCAATGATCTGTTCAAATGCCAAACACATCTCATTAACTCCAAACAGGAACattaaaagtgaaaaataaaggcTAGCTTGGGCCCCCTTTGTGGTGGCTCGGCAAATTTGTCCACAAAGTCTCTCCTGCaggctcaggcttgatttgtttaCGTGGAACTGACTAACGGTGTGGCATCGTGGTCAGACTCTCAGGGATTGATTGGGACTCCAGAGATCTAAATGCAAGTCCTtgtaaaactcactgggtgaccttgtgGGGGCAACCACTCCCCCTCTCTCACAGGGTGGCTGTATCTTGTGCTCATGGGAGGGAAAGTGGATTTTTCATTAACAACTCAATAAAGAGTAAGTATACCTATTCAGAGAGGTTGGCTGGTGTTCGACAACAAGACCCACCAGCTCCAGCCCCACAGCATCTGGGGGGGCCTCATGTTGCCCACTCCTGCACGTGGAGCTGATGTAAATTAGAGCCTGTGAGGTCAACCACAGAACCTCTACTTTTACTCCTGCTTCAGAATTAAGCAGGGAAGTGGGTGTTCTCCAGACATCCTTTGATTCCCAACCCATCAAGCTGCACAGAAAAACTGAAATGATGCGATCTGCAGTGGAACAAAAATGGTCCTCCTCTACACCTTGGCCAGACTTAAACAAGGCCCTCCTCAATCTGACCTGGTGGGATTAATGACAGAAAATATGgattttcaacatttctgccCAGCATTTGAGGGGCAAGGGGGAAATGGCAGAAACCATGGTGgtttaaggaggaggaggaggcattcATCAGGGGTGGCAGGGGTGTTTCCTTTGACTTCAGTACCTCTGGATAAACAACAAAACCACTCAAGGAGCACAGGGCAGTCATCCTAACTACTGCCAAATGGAGGGCTTTAGTCCTTTCTCTAGTCACGAGGGCTTCTGGTTGCAGTCCTTGGACAAAGCGGACCCCATCTGCCCAGCCCTGCTAGACACCCTAACACTGCCCCGTAGGATGAGTGGGCAGGTTCCTGACCACTAGGCCTGCCATCCTCTCCGTCTGTCTGTTCAGAATCACCACCCAGAGAGCTGCAGTGGCAGGACTCCAGCAGGGTGGGGGTGGCGCAAAACGGGGCAAGGGGATCTGAACCCACCTTTGTGCTTCTTGCAGCAAGACACGGAGCagctgaaacagaacaaaaaaagatTAAGTGGATTGGAGACGCAAGTAAAAGGCGAAGGGATGAGAGTGCGTCTGGGAGATGGTTACAGAAGTTGATTAGGGTCTCCCACAGAACCCAACATGACATGATTATACTGTACGTTCTTCCTTCTAGAAAGCTAGCATGAACGCCCAACctgaaaaatgttactttttcacagtttatttgcttttcccccctttgttctTTTATGATATGTGAGATGTTGGTGCTCTCCCCGTGCTGCCCCCTCCCATTCCAGGTTTTGTCCTTATACAGGTTGACTGTGACTGCAAGTGATTTTATTAGGGTTCTGACTTCATGATAAA includes the following:
- the ZNHIT3 gene encoding zinc finger HIT domain-containing protein 3 gives rise to the protein MERPAGGCRCVVCGKGGRSVAKYRCPACRERYCSVSCCKKHKDHCRPKADLHPQPANTDAPQSTWREKSLDAEGSPWSVDDILTEEDDGDKVPLQKLQLLEESEELRGILGNPHLRQLLLSVDRAEDKNALLKTCMQEPLFVEFADCCLRTVEPPEGEGEELPG